GCTCGAGCCGCGACTGGGCCGCCAAGGGCACCCGGCTTCTTGGCGTCAAGGCCGTCGTCGCCCAAAGCTACGAGCGCATCCACCGTTCCAACCTCGTCGGCATGGGCGTCCTCCCCCTCCAGTTCAAGGACGGTACCCACGCCGCCTCCCTCGGCCTTACCGGGGCCGAAACCTTCGAGGTCACCGGCCTCGGTCCCGATCTCAAACCCCAGCAGGATCTCACCCTCGCCATCACCCGCCCCGACGGCTCCCGCCAGGAAATCCCCGTCACCTGCCGCATCGATACCCCCATCGAAATCGAATACTACCGGCACGGCGGCATCCTCCCCTTCGTCCTCCGCCAGCTCGTCGCCGCCTCCTGATCAGCGTCAGGAGACCTTCACCCGGTACAAAGCACCCCTCATCCTCCCGATCCGCCATTCGCCATTCGCCAGCCCCTAAGAGCCTGTCTGAAAACTGGAAGGGGCCCTGCGACGAGGGGTTTTCAGACAGGCTCTACGGCCGTTCCAACCCGGCAATCGCCGTCATGATCGCCCTCGATACTTCCCCGTAAAGCGCCTTCACCCGGGCCCGGTCCGCAGTGGCCGCCTCCGCCCGCAACCCTTCCAGGTCCAGCGGCCGTCCCGCCCGCACCGCCACCGGATGACGCACCGGCCACCGGCGGTGCCTGCCAAACGCCTCGTACGTCCCGAACACCCGCACCGGCACCACCGGCGCATGCGACTTCAACACCACCAGCCCGATCCCTGACCGCCCTTCCTGCAACTGCCCGTCCGGTGACCGCGTCCCCTCCGGAAACAACACAATCCCGTCCCCCGCCAGCAACCGCGCGAGAATCGTCTTGAGCCCCTTGCCGCTCGCCCCGTCCCGGTCC
Above is a genomic segment from Verrucomicrobiia bacterium containing:
- a CDS encoding 1-acyl-sn-glycerol-3-phosphate acyltransferase: MSAEATNGMGVGRGIGVGRRPRLRFPEGGDPHRSRVLYALGWTLTRWICALYFRRREAGWENIPERGPFILASNHASFMDPPLVGSVSPRPISYLARESLFANPVFGRILRAVGSVPVDRDGASGKGLKTILARLLAGDGIVLFPEGTRSPDGQLQEGRSGIGLVVLKSHAPVVPVRVFGTYEAFGRHRRWPVRHPVAVRAGRPLDLEGLRAEAATADRARVKALYGEVSRAIMTAIAGLERP